CGCGGTCCACGACACTCGCGTAGCCGCGTGGCTGGCGACGCCGACGGCACCTCCGAAGACCTTCGATCTCGACTGGCAGACCGAGGCGCTGCTGGGCGCGCCGCTGCCGGCGCCCGACCCGAACCAGCTGGTGCCCGAGATCGCTCCGGAGGAGCTGGGCACCGTCGCCTGGCTGACGGGCGAGCTCTCGCGCCTGCAGCGGCCGCGGCTCGACGAGGGCACGCTCGGCGTGCTCGACGACATCGAGCTGCCGCTCATGCCGGTGCTCTGCCGCATGGAGCGCCAGGGCGTGCAGATGGACCGCGAGGTGCTGCAGCGCATCCACGACACCATGCGCGAGCAGGCGGCCGGCCACGCGGAGGCTGCGTACGCGGAGATCGGCCACGAGGTGAACCTCGGCAGCCCGAAGCAGCTGCAGACGGTGCTCTTCGAAGAGCTCGACATGCCGAAGACCCGCGCGACGAAGACCGGCTACTCCACCGACGCGCAGTCGCTCGCCGACCTGCAGGAGACGAACCCGCATCCGTTCCTGAACCTGCTGCTGCAGCACCGCGAGACCACGAAGCTCGCGCAGATCATCGAGACGCTGCTCAAGGCCATCCAGGAGGACGGGCGCATCCGCACCCGCTACGACCAGACGGGTTCCGCATCCGGTCGTCTCTCCTCCAACGACCCCAATCTGCAGAACATCCCGGTGCGCACCGAGGTGAGCCGCGAGATCCGCTCCGCATTCGTGCACGGGCCCGAGTTCGAGACCATGCTCACAGCCGACTACTCGCAGATCGAGATGCGCATCATGGCGCACCTCTCGGGCGACGAGGGCCTCATCGAGGCGTTCCGCTCTGGCGAGGACCTGCACCGCTTCGTCGGCTCCCGCATCTTCGGTGTCGAGCCGAGCGAGGTGACGGCCCTGCAGCGTGTCAAGGTCAAGGCCATGAGCTACGGCCTCGCCTACGGACTGAGCGCGTTCGGCCTCTCGAAGCAGCTGCGCATCACGCAGGCGGAGGCGAAGGCGCTCATGCTGGAGTACTTCCAGCGCTTCGGCGGCATCCGCGACTACCTGCGGGGCGTCGTGCAGCAGGCCAAGGAGGACGGCTACACGACCACGATCTACGGCCGTCGACGCCCGTTCCCCGACCTTGCGTCGTCGAACCGCGTGCTGCGCGAGAACGCCGAGCGCGCCGCGCTCAACTCGCCGATCCAAGGCTCGGCCGCAGACATCATCAAGCGCGCGATGCTCGCGATCGATCGCCGCATCGTCGACGAGGGCCTGGGGTCGCGCATGCTGCTGCAGGTGCACGACGAGCTCGTCTTCGAGGTCGCGACGGGGGAGCGTGCGACGCTCGAGGCGATCGTCCGCGAGGAGATGGGCGGCGCAGCAGAGCTCTCCGTCCCGCTCGACGTGCAGGTGGGCGTGGGGCCGAACTGGGACGCCGCGGCCCACTGACGCTCCGACAGCTGGTGTGCGAGGCGGGGCCGGCACCGGCTTAGGCTGGCGTCATGACCGCTGACGCACTCCGATTCGGCCTGTTCATCCCGCAGGGCTGGCGCCTCGACCTGGTCGGCATCGACCCCGCAGAGCAGTGGCAGCGGATGCTCGAGGTGGCGAAGGCCGCGGATGCCGGCCCGTGGGACTCGGTCTGGGTCTACGACCACTTCCACACCACCCCGCAGCCGACCGCGGAGGCGACGCACGAGGCGTGGTCGCTCATGGCGGCGCTTGCGGCGTCCACCGATCGCGTGCGCCTGGGCCAGATGTGCACGTGCATCGGCTACCGCAACCCCGCCTACCTGGCGAAGGTCGCGGCGACCGTCGACGTGATCTCTGGGGGCCGCGTCGAGTTCGGCATCGGCGCGGGCTGGTACGAGCACGAGTGGCGCGCGTACGGCTACGGATTCCCGGGCGTCGGCGAGCGCATCTCGGCGCTGCGGGACGGCGTGCAGATCATCCAGCGGCTCTGGGCAGATGGCGAGGCGTCGGTCGAGTCGGAGACCTTCACGGTCGACGGCGCGATCTGTCGCCCGCAGCCGCTGCAGCTCGGTCGCGACGGCAGGCCACGCATCCCCACCTGGATCGCCGGCGGCGGCGAGAAGCGAACCCTGCGCTATGCCGCGAAGTGGGCCGACGCGACGAACTTCGGCGGCAGTCCGGAGCAGTTCGCCCGCAAGCGCGACATCCTGCGCGAGCACCTCGACCGCGAGGGCAGGGATCCGGCAGAGGTGCGCCTGACCTCCAACCTCAACATCGTGGTGCGCGAGACCGAGGCGGAGGCGCTGCGCGTGGTCGACGAGGTCAACGCCCGCGCCGACTCGGCGATGCCGGCAGCGCACGCAGGCACCGGCTTCTCGACGAAGGGCGCCGTCGTCGGCACGCCGCAGCAGGTGCTCGACCACGTCGGCGCGCTGCGCGAGGCAGGGCTCGGCACGCTCATCTCCTACATGCCTGACGTCGCCTATGACCGCACCGGCATGGAGCTCTACGAGCGCGAGGTCATTCCGGCGCTGGCCTGAGCGGTGTCCCAGCGCCATAGGCTGGTCGGCATGACAGCAGAGAACGTCGGCGCACCGTCGCGCCCGCAGACCGACATCGACCGCATCGCGGAGGAGTACGTCCACCGCACCGCCGCGCTGAACCCTGAGATCAACGTCTACGTCGGCCTCGAGGGCGACAAGGCAGGCTACGGCGACTACTCGCCCGCCGGTCGCGAGGCGACCGCAGCGCTCACGCGCGATGCGCTCGCCACGCTCCAGGCAGCCGAGCCGACCGACGACATCGACTGGGTGACCAAGACCGATCTCGCGCGCGAGCTGCAGCTCGAGCTCGACATCGAGGCCGCGGGCTGGAACGACCGCGATCTCAACAACCTCGCGAGCCCCGCGAGCGGCATCCGCGACATCTTCGACCTCATGCCCACGGCGGGCGAGCAGGACTGGGACGACATCGCCCAGCGCATGCGCAACGTGCCCGCCGCGTTCGACGGCTACATCGCCTCGCTGCGCGCCGGCATCGCGAACGGCAACACGCCGGCGGCCCGCCAGATCGACAACGTGCTCGAGCAGTTCGAGGACTACGCGCCCGGCGTCGGCTTCTTCCACGAGTTCGCCAAGACCGCGAAGGCCGGCGAGGCCGAGCTGCCCGAGTCGCTCAAGCGCGACCTGGAGCAGGCGGCGGGGGAGGCGACCGAGGCCCACGCGCGCTTCGCGGGCTTCCTGCGCGACGAGCTCGCCGCATCCGCCAACCCCGTCGACGCCGTCGGCCGGGAGTTCTACTCGCTCATGTCGCGCCGCTTCCTGGGCGCGGACGTCGACCTCGACGAGACCTACGCGTGGGGCATCGAGGAACTCGATCGGATGCGCTCCGAGCAGGAGGCGATCGCGAACGAGATCAAGGCCGGCGCCAGCGTGCAGGAGGCGATCGCGTTCCTCGACGGCGACGAGAGCCGCAAGCTGCACGGCACCGACGCGCTGAAGGCGTGGATGCAGCGCACGAGCGACCAGGCGGTCGAAGAGCTCGGCAGGTCGCACTTCGACATCGCCGAGCCCATCAAGGCGCTCGAGTGCATGATCGCGCCGACCGAGACGGGCGGCATCTACTACACCGGCCCCGCCGACGACTTCTCGCGCCCGGGCCGCATGTGGTGGTCAGTGCCGAAGGGCGTCACCGAGTTCGACACCTGGCGCGAGCTCACGACCGTGTACCACGAGGGCGTTCCCGGCCACCACCTGCAGATCGCGCAGCAGACCTTCAACCGCGGCGAGCTCAACCTCTGGCGCCGTGCCTTCGCCGGCACCTCGGGCCACGCGGAGGGCTGGGCGCTCTACGCCGAGCGCCTGATGGAGTCGCTCGGCTACCTCGACGACCCGGCAGACCGGCTCGGCATGCTCGACGGGCAGCGGATGCGCGCGGCGCGCGTCGTGCTCGACATCGGCGTGCACCTGGGCAAGCCGCGCCTCGACGGCACGGGGGAGTGGGACTTCGACTACGCGTTCGAGTTCATGCGCGAGAACGTGAACATGAACGAGCCGTTCGTGCGCTTCGAGGTGAACCGCTACTTCGGCTGGCCGGGCCAGGCGCCGTCCTACAAGATCGGCCAGCGCATCTTCGAGCAGATCCGCGATGAGGCGCAGGAGGCGGAGGGCGACGCCTTCGACCTCAAGCGCTTCCACATGCGCGTGCTCAACATCGGCGGCGTCGGCCTCGACACGCTGCGCCAGGCGGTCCTGCGCGGCTAGCTCTGCTCAGCCCTGCTGGGCCGTCGCGAGCGTGAGCCCGCGGCGGCCCAGCTCCCATTCCAGCGCCTGCACGACCCGCCCGAACTCGGCGTCGTCGGCGAAGGGCCCCGCGAGGCACTCCACGACGGATGCGTCATCGAGCGTGAGCGCGACGGTGCGGTGGGCGTCGAGGCCGGCGCGCGTCATCAGGCGTCGGCCGATGCGGTTGCCGAGCACGCCGCCCGGGGTGACTGCCGGCGCGCGGCGCACGGCCTGCCAGCGGACCGTCGCGCCGCGCACGCGCTCGAAGGGGATGGGCCCGGTGCCCGGCCCTTCGACGTGCGCGGGCCCGACCGCCAGCAGAGCGGCGCCGAGGGGGAAGCGCCGACGGATCGTGCGCACGACATCCCACATCGCGCCCGCGAAGATGGCCACGAGGATGCTCATGAAGAAGCCGACGGAGCCCAGGGCGAGCAGCGCGGTGCCGTCCAGGTCGCCGAAGCCGCCGCCCACGACGGCCGCCGCCAGGCACGCGAGGAACCACGCCATGCCCCAGCCGGCCACGACCGTGAGCACGATGGCGATGATGCGGAAGTGCCGCTCTGCGACCCTCCTGCGCGGCTCGTCGACGATGATCCTGAGGGCGGTGCCATCGGCTGTCAGCATGACGCGAGCGTAGGCGCGAAGCCTGGTTGTCTGCCTCCTGAGCCCGGTGTAGGCTTGACCGGTCACTCGTGTGACGCATGAACCCATTCGAATCGCTGGATGCGCATCCGCATGCCTCCGGCCCGACGTCCCCCATCAAAGGCAACTTGAACTCTATGACCACTGCAACGACCACGGCTCCCAAGCAGGTCGCTGTGAACGACATCGGCTCTGCCGACGACTTCATGGCCGCCGTTGAGAAGACCCTGAAGTTCTTCAATGACGGCGACCTGATCGAGGGCACCGTCGTCAAGATCGACCGCGACGAGGTCCTTCTTGATGTCGGCTACAAGACCGAGGGCGTCATCCCCTCGCGCGAGCTCTCGATCAAGCACGACGTCGACCCCACCGAGGTCGTCGAGGTCGGCGACACGGTCGAGGCGCTCGTCCTCCAGAAGGAGGACAAGGAGGGGCGTCTGATCCTCTCGAAGAAGCGTGCGCAGTACGAGCGCGCCTGGGGCGATGTCGAGCGCATCAAGGACGAGGACGGCGTCGTCACCGGCACCGTCATCGAGGTCGTCAAGGGTGGCCTCATCGTCGACATCGGCCTGCGCGGCTTCCTGCCTGCGTCGCTCATCGAGCTGCGCCGCGTCCGCGACCTCACGCCGTACCTCGGCCAGGAGATCGAGGCGAAGATCCTCGAGCTCGACAAGAACCGCAACAACGTCGTGCTCTCGCGCCGTGCGCTCCTCGAGGAGACGCAGTCGGCGTCGCGCGGTGCCTTCCTGCAGTCGCTGCAGAAGGGCCAGGTCCGCAAGGGCGTCGTCTCGTCGATCGTCAACTTCGGTGCGTTCGTCGACCTGGGTGGCGTTGACGGCCTCGTGCACGTCTCGGAGCTCTCGTGGAAGCACATCGAGCACGCCTCCGAGGTCGTCGAGGTCGGCCAGGAGGTCACCGTCGAGATCCTCACCGTCGAGCTCGACCGCGAGCGCGTCTCGCTGTCGCTCAAGGCGACGCAGGAGGACCCGTGGCAGATCTTCGCCCGCACCCACGCCATCGGCCAGGTCGCACCGGGCAAGGTCACGAAGCTCGTCACCTTCGGTGCGTTCGTGCGCGTCGCGGATGGCATCGAGGGCCTCGTGCACATCTCGGAGCTCTCGTCGAAGCACGTCGAGACCGCTGACCAGGTCGTGGCGGTCAATGACGAGGTCTTCGTCAAGATCATCGACATCGACCTCGAGCGTCGCCGCATCTCGCTCTCGCTGAAGCAGGCGAACGAGGGCGTCGACCCCGACGGCACCGACTTCGACCCGGCGCTCTACGGCATGCTCGCCGAGTACGACGAGCAGGGCAACTACAAGTTCCCGGAGGGCTTCGACCCCGAGACGAACGAGTGGCGCGAGGGCTTCGACGCCCAGCGCGAGGCCTGGGAGGCCGAGTACACCGCAGCGCAGACGCGCTGGGAGGCGCACAAGGCCCAGGTCTCGACCGCTCGCGAGGTCGAGCTCACCTCGAACGACGTGCCCTCGGGCGCACAGTCGTTCGGCGGCTCGACGGAGGAGACCGGCGCCGGCACGCTCGCCGACGATGAGGCGCTCGCCGCTCTGCGCGAGAAGCTCACCGGCTCCGCCGAGTAAGCACGCACACACGCAGCGGGTCGCGCCTTCGGGTGCGGCCCGCTTCGCGTTGCGCGGGGGCCGGGTGTCGGGGATCGATGCGAGGATCGACCCATGCCTGCACACGATTCGGTCGACCGCGCCCTCGCCTACGCAGACCGCTGGCTTGCCTATCGCCGGTGGCGGCTCCGGATCCCCGGCGTGCAGGCCGCCGTGCGGGTCGGCGGCGAGCTGCTGCTCGACACCGCGCACGGGGTGGCGGATGCGTCCACGGGCGAGCCGCTGACGACCGGGCACCGCTTCCGCATCGCCTCGCACTCGAAGTCGCTCGCCGCGCTCGCCGCCCTGCGGCTCGTCGACGACGGCCGCCTGCGGCTCGACGACGCGGCAGCGGTGCACGCGCCATCGCTGCGCGGCACCGACGCGGGCGCGCTGCTCGTGCGTGAGCTGCTCTCGCACGGCGGCGGCGCGGTGCGCGATGGGGATGACGTCTCGTTCTGGCATCTGCTCGCCGACTTCCCGGACCCGGAGCGCCTGCGCGCGATCGCGACCTCCGGGGTGGAGCGCGTGCCCGCATCCACCGAGTTCAAGTACTCCAACATCGGATTCGGGCTGCTCGGCCTCGTCATCGAGGGGGTGACGGACACGGGCTACGCCGCGGCGCTCGATCGCCTCGTGCTGCAGCCGCTCGGGCTCGCGGGGATGCGTGCCGATCTGGTCGACGGCGACCCCGGATCACTCGTGACGGGTCACTCCGGACTGCACTCGAGTGCGGAGCGCGCGGTGCTCGACAGCCCGAACGCGGGCGCGCTGGCCGCCGCGACCGGCGCGATCGCCACCGCCGGCGAGCTGACGGATGCGCTGCGCGCCGTCACCGAGGCAGACGACCGGCTGCTGAGCGCCGGCGCTCGGCGCCGCATGCGGCAGCGGCAGTGGACGACGACGGGGCGCGACGGCGGCACGGCGGGCTACGGGCTCGGCCTGATGCTGGGCTCAGTCGACGAGCGCGAATGGGTCGGCCACGGCGGCGCGTGGACCGGGCAGGCGACGCGCACGCTCGTCGACGCCGAGCGCGACATCGTCGTCAGCGTGCTGACGAACGCGATCGATGCGCCCGCAGAGGAGCTCGCCGTCGGCGTCGCCCGCATCCTGGGCGCCGCGCAGCGCCCGCAGCCCGACCCGATCACTGCAGGGCTCGAGCGCTCGCGCTCGTTCGAGGGCACCTTCTCGAGCTTCTGGGCACGGGTCGACGTGGTCGAGATCGGCGGCCGACTGCTCGGCATCGCTCCGACCGCCGCAGACCCCTTGCAGGCGGTCGACGTGCTGGAGCCGATCGGCGACGACCGCGTGCGCATCACGGCCGCGACGGGCATGGGTGCCGGCCATGAGATCGCGACTGCGGAGCGGGATGCCGCGGGGCGCGTCGTGCGGTGGCGCGGCGCGTGGCACCTCGACCGCGTGGAGCAGCCCGCGGGCTAACCCGACGAGAGCCGGTCGGTCGCGGGGCGGAGATCGACGTTCCTGCGCTTGCGCGCGCTGCGCCAGATCGACCACCCGAGCAGGGCGAGCAGCGCGAGCGCCAGCAGCACCAGCACGGGGGCGACGATCGCGAGCAGGGACATCCCCACTGCTCCGACATCCTCGATGGTCGAGACGACGGGGGCCGCGGCGCCCGCGGTGGCGAGGTTGGCTGCGGGCCGCAGGGCGGTCTTGCCGACGTGCACGGTGAGTGCGATGACCGCGCCGACGACGATCGGCACCCACTGGTTGGAGGCGAAGAACTCGGCCGGGTCGGTGACGGCGACCGTCGACGCGGTGGAGGACGAGCCGAAGACGAGGCCGCCCGCGGTCGGGCGCACGATGGTCTGGATCACGTCGTTGACGCTGTCGACAGCCGGGATCTTGTCAGCGACGAGCTCGACGATCAGCAGCACGGCGAGGATGCCCAGCACCCACCAGTTCGAGATCCACGCCCAGCCCTCCGGCAGGGCGAGGGCATCGGGGAAGAAGCGGTTCGCCACACCCACCACGAGCAGCGGGATGTAGGCGTTCATGCCCGCAGCCGCGGCAAGACCCGAGCCCGTCAGGAACTCCAGCATGTGACTCCTCCTCGTACGGCGGTGTGCGCCGCTTCGGCGATGGTAGCCCCGGCCGCCGGGAAGCACATGCGAGCGGTGCGCGCGCGGTACCTTCAACCTATGATCGCGGCTGCCACGAACGGTCGCACCGCTGCGGTGCGCCCTGATCGCACGCGCGAGCGCGCGACGGCGGTCAACCAGCTGCTGCTGGCGGCCGCGTGCCTCGCTGCCTGCGGTCTGGTCGTGGTGCTCGACGACCTGCACGATGGCGAGACGCTCTTCTTCGGGGTGCTCGCGATCTTCGCGCTCACCGTCGTCGCCCTGGTCGTGCCGTGGAACCGCATCCAGCCCCGGTGGGTCAGCCTGGTGCCCATCGGCGATCTGGTCGCCATCTTCTTCCTGGAGATGGGCCAGCCGGACGCACAGCTGTGGCTGCTGTGGATGGTGCCGGCGACCTGGCTCGCGACTGTCGGCGGGTGGCGCGGGCTGCTGATCGGCGCGGGCTCCGCGAGCGTGCTGTTCTGGACATCCAACCTGCTGCACGACGGCTTCTCGAGCGCAGTGCACATCGTGCTCGGGCCGCTGGCCGTCTCGATGGCGTCGATCGTCGCGTACGTCGCGGCCCGCCGATCAGCCGCGCAGCGCGCGCTGCTGGATGAGCAGGCGGAGTATCTCGACCACGCCGTCGAGCGTGCGCGCCGGCAGGAGGATGCCGTGAGCGAGCTGCTCGACGCGGTCGACTTCGGGGTGGTGCGGATCGGTGCAGACGGCTCGATCTCGATCGAGAACGACGCGCACGCGCGGCTGAGCGCCGTCGGCGCCGAGGGCCAGCTGTTCGACGCCGACGGCGAGTCGCCCATCGAACCGGCGATGGTGCCGCTCGCGCGGGCGCGGCGCGGGGAGACGTTCGAGGGCACGCTGCACTGGCAGGGGCCGCCTGGCGAGGGCCGGCGGGCGCTGCAGTCGACGGCGCGACGGCTGATCGATGTCGACGGCACCGACATCGGCGCCATCCTGGTGACGCGAGATGTCACGGCGGAGCGGATGGCGGTCTCGATGCGCGACGAGCTGGTCGCCTCGGTCTCGCACGAGCTGCGCACGCCGCTCACGAGCGTGCTCGGCCACCTCGACCTCGCGCTCGAGGATCCGGAGGTGGGGGATGCCGCACGCCGCAGCCTCGAGATCGCGGAGCGCAACGCGTCGCGGCTGCTGGTGATCATCGGCGACGTGCTCGCCGCCACAGCAGACGGACCCGGCCGATTCGATGTGCGCCCCGTGGAGGAGGATCTCGCGCGCGTCGTGCTCGCCTCGGTGGAGTCGCTGGAGCCGAAGGCCGAGGCGCGGGGGATCCGCATCGACGTCTCGGGCGTCGAGAGCGCCGTCGCCGAGATCGATCCCATGCGCATCCGCCAGGTGGTTGACAACCTGGTCGGCAATGCCGTCAGCTACCACGCCGGCGACGGCCTGATCGAGGTGGGCGTCACCGCAGACGACAAGCACGCCTGGCTCGTGGTGCGCGACGATGGCCCCGGCATCGCGGCCGACGTGCTGCCGCGGCTGTTCGAGCGGCGCTTCCGCGGCTCGGCGGCGCAGAGCAGCAGGCCGCACGGCAACGGTCTCGGCCTCGCCATCAGCCGCGACCTCGTGCGCGCGCATGGCGGCGAGATCACCGTGCAGAGCGAGCCCGACGCCGGCGCGACCTTCGTCGTGCGACTGCCGCTGCGCCGAGCTGGAGCGAACGCATGATCCTCGATCCCGACACGGTCAAGCTCATCACCGCGCTCGTCGTGCATGTCGCCGGCGGCGTGTTCGTGCTCGAGACCATGCTGCGCAAGGACGACCGCGCAGGTCGCGTCTGGGCGCTCGGCTTCATCTCGGGCATGATCGCCACCGAGGCATACCTGCTCGACGCGGTGACGGATGCCGGTTGGTGGCCCATCGCGGTCGGCAACGCCGCCTGGGTGGCGACGCTCGGGCTGCTCTGGATCGGCTGTCGCGTGTTCAACGGCAGGCAGGCTCGCGGTAGTGCCGTCCTGGTGGCGGCCGCTGCCGTGCTGGCATGCGCCGCCGTGCTGCTCGAAGGGCCAGAGGTCGGCCGATGGTCGGGCGCGTGGGTCATGTTCGCGGCGAACGCCGCGTTCGCGGGGCTCGGCACGATCGAGTCGCTGCGGGGCACGATGAGCCGAACGCGCACGGCCCTCGGCCTGGGCGGCGTGCTCGCGCTCGCGTGCGTGTTCCAGCTCATCCGACTGGTGAGCGCCCTGACCCTCGGCACGGACCACGAGCTCTTCCGCGAGTGGGTCAGCAGCGGCGTCGCCGGCGTCGCCACGATCTGCCTCGTGATCATCGCGGTCGTCACCGCATCCGTGCTGCGCGCGGAGCAGGTGCGCCTGCGGGGCACCGAGGACTCCTCACTGATGGCGATCGCACCCGATGGCGTCCTGCTCGTGCCGTCGTTCGTGCGCGTCCTCGGCGGCCGACTCATGCGCGCCAACCGCCGCGCAGAGCTCTTCGCCGTGCTCGTGATCAGCATCGGCTCGCTCACCCGCATCGCGACCGCCTTCGGCGCCGACGAGGCGGAGCACGTGCGCCAGGCGGCGCGTGCGGCGGCCCGCAGGCTGTCGCCGACGACCGCGGCGCTCGGCACCGACGACCACGGCACGCTCATGCTCGCCTTCCAGCCCACATCGCCAGCGGACGCCAGGCAGCTCGCCACGCGCATGCATCGGGCGATGCTCGATCAGCTCGCGACCGCAGGAGTGCCGGTGGTGCCGCCCATCGGCATGGGCGTCAGCCTCACGAGCATCAGCGGCTACGACCGCGACGCGCTGCTCGACGCTGCGCGTGCTGCCGCGAACCGCGCCATCGCGAGCGATGACGTCACCGTGGTGGTGGCAGGCGAGGACGACGAGACGGAGGGCCCCGCCGTCGGCGGTCAGGACGTGCGGCGGTAGCCCACGCCTCGCACGGTCTCGATCCAGCGGGGATCGGAGGGCGACTCGCCGAGCTTGCGCCGCAGGTTCGCGACGTGCACCTCGATCGCGCGGGCGTCGTGCTCGCTCAGGTAATGATCGGGTTCGCCGCGCTCGCCGCGCAGCATGCCGGCGAGCTGCATCTTGCTCACGACGCGGCGGCCGGAGCTCAGCAGCATCCGCAGGATGTCGAACTCGCTGCGCGTCAGCTCGACCTCCGCGCCGTCGAGCTCGACGACCCTGGCGCCGGGCTCGAGGCGCAGCCCGCGGTGCTCGAGCAGCGCGGGCTCGGCGTCGCCCTCGCCCCACGGGGCACCGGTGAGGTCGACCGAACCGGTCTCCGACGCGACGTGCGAGACAGCGTCGGTCGCGCCGAATGCCTGTGGGGCCGAGGGATGCGGAGGAGAGGGATGCGTCGATGCGAGCACCCGCGGCCTGCGCATCATCGCCTCGATGCGGGCGCGCAGCTCGCGCGGCCGGAAGGGCTTGACGATGTAGTCGTCCGCGCCCGTCTGCAGCCCCACGAGCGTGTCGATCTCGTCGCCGCGCGCCGTGATCATCACGATGTATGCGGTGCTGATCGCGCGCACCTGGCGAGCGGTCTCGAAGCCGTCGATGCCGGGCATGTTCACATCGATCGTGACGACGATCGGGTCGTGCTCGCGCACGAGCTCGACACCTGTCGCGCCGTCGGCCGCGGCGTGCACGACGAATCCGCCCTGGGTCAGCACCTGGGCAAGCAGCTCACGGATGTCTTCGCCATCCTCGATGACGACTGCGACGTCCTCGCTCATCGGGTCTCCTTGCATCTGCACCGCGCGGCGGGTGCACTGTGGCCGATGCTACTCGTCGTCGCTGACAGCGCCGTCGCCGGACCTGCAGGGCCCGCGACGTGCCAGACTCGAGCCATGCCTCTCGTCGCGCTCACCGGCGGCATCGCCTCCGGGAAGTCCACGATCGCCCGCGGGCTCGCGGCGCACGGCGCGGTGATCGTCGATGCCGACGCCCTCGTGCGCGAGCTGCAGCAGCCCGGCATGCCCGTGCTCGCCGCGATCGCCGCCGAGTTCGGTGAGCACCTGCTGCTGCCAGACGGCTCGCTCGATCGCGGGGCGCTCGGCGCGGTGATCTTCCACGATCCCGGCGCTCGTCACCGTCTGAACGCGATCGTGCACCCGGCCGTCGCGGAGGAGTCCGGTCGACGGTTCCGTGCCGCGTTCGCCGTCGATCCCGCGGCGGTCGTCGTGTACGACGTGCCGCTGCTGGTCGAGGCGCGGCCCGACGACCCCTGGGACCTCGTGGTCGTCGCCCACGCGCCTGCGGACATCCGCGTGGCGCGTCTCATGGAGCTGCGCGGCATGGACGAGGCGGATGCGCGGGCGCGCGTCACGTCGCAGGCGAGCGACGAGCGTCGGCTCGCGATCGCCGACGTCGTGATCGACACCGCTGGCGAGCTGTCGGCGACGATCGAGCAGGTCGATGCCCTCTGGGAGCGACTGGCCGAGCAGCGTGTGGGTGGCCGCTCCTAGGCTGGGGGCATGGAACCGACCCGTGCTGTGCGGCCCTTCGAGGTCATCAGCGAGTACACCCCCTCCGGTGATCAGCCGAAGGCCATCCGCGAGCTCACCGATGCCGTGAACCGCGGCGAGACCGATGTCGTGCTGCTGGGTGCCACCGGCACGGGCAAGAGCGCGACGACCGCGTGGCTGGTCGAGCAGGTGCAGCGTCCGACGCTCGTGCTCGCGCACAACAAGACGCTCGCCGCGCAGCTGGCCAACGAGTTCCGCGAGCTGTTCCCGAACAACGCCGTCGAGTACTTCGTCTCCTACTACGACTACTACCAGCCTGAGGCCTATGTGCCGCAGACGGACACCTTCATCGAGAAGGACTCCTCGCTCAACGCCGAGGTCGAGCGGCTGCGGCACTCCGCCACCAACTCGCTGCTGTCGCGCCGCGACGTCATCGTGGTCTCGACGGTGTCCTGCATCTACGGCCTCGGCACGCCCGAGGAGTACCTCGAGGCGATGGTCGCGCTGCAGATCGGGATGCGCATCGACAGGCAGGCGCTGCTGCGCCGCTTCGTCTCGATGCAGTACCAGCGCAACGACGTCGCCTTCACCCGCGGCACCTTCCGGGTGCGCGGCGACACGATCGAGATCATCCCGATGTACG
The window above is part of the Agrococcus sp. ARC_14 genome. Proteins encoded here:
- the polA gene encoding DNA polymerase I, whose protein sequence is MVIDGHSLAFRAFFALPLENFVNSDGQHTNAIHGFLSMLLKLLQDHKPTHLAVAFDISRFSFRTREYPEYKGTRDETPKEFKGQIPLLEEALHAMGVRTLSKEDYEADDILATLSVEGPKAGMDVFVVSGDRDTIQLVNDEVTLLYPSVRGVSELKHYTPEAVRERYGIEPEQYPEIAALVGETSDNLIGIDKVGEKTAVKWIKEYGTVANLLEHADDIKGVVGNNLREQRERAERNRRLNRLLTDVELGVQIDELTRGQVDEAKLRDVFQRLQFRTLLDRVLKQEGSGEATAALEPEVQAPAVQKLVDEELDLWLSRATSTAAVSIAPDGLGGIAGFGVATEGASAYVPYKAGTGDYDGFVTWLASDAPKALHDVKAAIKSLDRAGLSLGGAVHDTRVAAWLATPTAPPKTFDLDWQTEALLGAPLPAPDPNQLVPEIAPEELGTVAWLTGELSRLQRPRLDEGTLGVLDDIELPLMPVLCRMERQGVQMDREVLQRIHDTMREQAAGHAEAAYAEIGHEVNLGSPKQLQTVLFEELDMPKTRATKTGYSTDAQSLADLQETNPHPFLNLLLQHRETTKLAQIIETLLKAIQEDGRIRTRYDQTGSASGRLSSNDPNLQNIPVRTEVSREIRSAFVHGPEFETMLTADYSQIEMRIMAHLSGDEGLIEAFRSGEDLHRFVGSRIFGVEPSEVTALQRVKVKAMSYGLAYGLSAFGLSKQLRITQAEAKALMLEYFQRFGGIRDYLRGVVQQAKEDGYTTTIYGRRRPFPDLASSNRVLRENAERAALNSPIQGSAADIIKRAMLAIDRRIVDEGLGSRMLLQVHDELVFEVATGERATLEAIVREEMGGAAELSVPLDVQVGVGPNWDAAAH
- a CDS encoding DUF885 domain-containing protein, with the translated sequence MTAENVGAPSRPQTDIDRIAEEYVHRTAALNPEINVYVGLEGDKAGYGDYSPAGREATAALTRDALATLQAAEPTDDIDWVTKTDLARELQLELDIEAAGWNDRDLNNLASPASGIRDIFDLMPTAGEQDWDDIAQRMRNVPAAFDGYIASLRAGIANGNTPAARQIDNVLEQFEDYAPGVGFFHEFAKTAKAGEAELPESLKRDLEQAAGEATEAHARFAGFLRDELAASANPVDAVGREFYSLMSRRFLGADVDLDETYAWGIEELDRMRSEQEAIANEIKAGASVQEAIAFLDGDESRKLHGTDALKAWMQRTSDQAVEELGRSHFDIAEPIKALECMIAPTETGGIYYTGPADDFSRPGRMWWSVPKGVTEFDTWRELTTVYHEGVPGHHLQIAQQTFNRGELNLWRRAFAGTSGHAEGWALYAERLMESLGYLDDPADRLGMLDGQRMRAARVVLDIGVHLGKPRLDGTGEWDFDYAFEFMRENVNMNEPFVRFEVNRYFGWPGQAPSYKIGQRIFEQIRDEAQEAEGDAFDLKRFHMRVLNIGGVGLDTLRQAVLRG
- a CDS encoding LLM class F420-dependent oxidoreductase produces the protein MTADALRFGLFIPQGWRLDLVGIDPAEQWQRMLEVAKAADAGPWDSVWVYDHFHTTPQPTAEATHEAWSLMAALAASTDRVRLGQMCTCIGYRNPAYLAKVAATVDVISGGRVEFGIGAGWYEHEWRAYGYGFPGVGERISALRDGVQIIQRLWADGEASVESETFTVDGAICRPQPLQLGRDGRPRIPTWIAGGGEKRTLRYAAKWADATNFGGSPEQFARKRDILREHLDREGRDPAEVRLTSNLNIVVRETEAEALRVVDEVNARADSAMPAAHAGTGFSTKGAVVGTPQQVLDHVGALREAGLGTLISYMPDVAYDRTGMELYEREVIPALA